GACATTTCTTATTCAAGGATATCATCGCAGAAAACATTTATGGACTTTGTTCATTAGTGAAATTTAAGTGTTCAAAATGTCGACAGGAAACTACAATTTCTACATCGAGGGCTTCCGGAGAAACTGATAAGACTTTGACAAAATCTCCGTACTCAGTTAATCTGAAAGCTGCAATCGGTGAAAGTTTTATAACGTCTTTTCTAATATTCATGACTTCATTAATAGTTTATTTACCTGTCATTTGTACATCTTTGTAATTGTACTTCCTGTCTCACCCAAAGGCTCTGATAGTTGTACTACTTTGAATCGTATGGCTATAAAGGAAACCCTGACTTACCGAGAAGTAAACCCTGAATAACCAATAATGACACACTGACCAGGATTCGCACCGAGAGAAGGAAATGTGGAAATTACGGTCAAATCCGCTGACAGGATATAAATCCGCAACCTTCGATTTAGGAGTCAGAAGCTCTATCTCTACACCACTGCGCCTcccaaaatgttttagatttttgtgtAGGAAGTTTTAGTTAAATTCGTGATTTTTGGAGCAAATTTGattatgtaaaacaaatgaaattaagaaaattaaaaagagtATTTATTGAAATTGACAGTTCCCGATCTTTCCGTAGGTACACAAAGAGTACGTTAATTCACAATTATTGTAATTAATTTGAACAGGGATGATCCACGCTGGTATAGGAGAAACACACATGAATGGCTTTCTTGTGACATTAGGGATACCACCAATACaccataaaacattgaaaaaacatgAACAGAAAGTTGGAAAAGTTATGGTGGAAAATGCACGAGATTCATGTGCCCGTGCGTGCGAAGAGGAAAAGGCGGCATCGCAAGCTTGTATGTTACCAGCGACTGTCACAGAACGAGGTGATGGCGATAACATAAGAGACACGTTCCTGCATGAACCAAATACTGATCGGGTTGCAGCAGACGACAAAGAGATCTACGCAGCAGATGACACCGACACTGATCAAATAACTTTTGATGAGACAATGGCTATGTTAGAAGAATATGGTAATAAATCATTATTATCTCTGTTATATGAGACGAATGTCTACGAATTGCCTACACTAGCCCCTAGACTGACAGTTAACATATTTCCTACATTTTctcctttttatttttctaattccatttcatagagacaagAGCCAGTCTATATTAGATATTCACaatgatgttgaaatttcagACTATGATATTAGACATGTGATATAGACTGGCTCTGTTCAATTCATTCAAtcataaaaagtgtaaaaaggtacatcatagtctaggagctagtgtACGATTTGCCTacaccgtctcatttcatgcagaatgtattctagtactgaaaagtgtgattaaagcactcattCTACACGACTTTGCGCAAACATTGGGAAAACTAGGatttatttattatggacttctttcgactacatcgAAGAAGCAcctttttgaccgaattactgaccttattcctaataTACCAGATGTTATGCAAATGcttaagcttaaaaaatgttaaaactgtctttcatttGAAAACACGTAAACAATATTTTAACTTCGAATTAGTCATGACAATTAAACTAGTTCAACGCAAAGTTCTCGAAAAATAAGTATGATTTTGATTGTTatagaaacttttttttcacaCTGTTGAAATAAGAAagtcaaatactgtaaaatcatataatGCCGTGGGGACAAAATTTCATGGTTTAGGCTAAAACGGTAATTTCATAGGGATAAAAATGTTTACCTTTTACATAATATGAATTGGATTTTAACATGATTGTTGAGATTAAATTCCGTGGATTGACTGGAGCACGAAATCTTCAAATAACAATTTCCCAAGAATAGTTataatttcacagtaaataaTTCCTACCTTTGAAGATGTATGTCgaaaatttttatgattttgctcaactagaaaagaaaataatttatctaaaattgctataaaatatgtaaaacatacctGAATGTGCCTTTATTGTAAGGAACAGTgcctataataaaaaatatttctgctaGAACTGCAATAACCACCAGACGAGCACTGTAATAACCACCAGACGAGCagattaataacttttataaagaCTTCTAATGTTTATAACGCTGCAGGTAAACTTATTATAGAGGCGGAAACCAATaataattgtaaattaattatataatatctaGGCCGTGCTTTATCAATTTGTATGTTTCTTGTCTCATTTACACAATCTAGTGTGACAGCGACATAAGAATGTTTAAAGTGATACAGGTTTTGAATAAATATCGTGTAAGAGACAAGCATGGTAAAATATCGTTATGGACAATCGTAGGTGTACGTGTCAGatactttctgtaacaaaacCTGTATAtctttttaaactatttttgatGTTTCTCTAGACTCAATGGAAAACGGTtacaaatgaatgaaaatattaaagtgaTTGACGTTatatgagccttgccatgagaaaaccaacatagtgggtgtgcgaccagcatggatccagaccagcctgcgcatccgcgcagtctggtcaggatccatgctgttcgctaacagtttcttgcataccagacggggatttcctgtatttttaccggtgctggaaaaatccatcttacaccccggggtgtaagatgactctcgtgctttaaatgacgtaatacgaactacatatatgtagaagatttatgtagttatttatattttatttcgaaaaacggaataaaaatccaataccttgacagttcctctttgttcctgatagtatatttctcgattcaaaacacgttgttttataaaaaattcataacgttacgctggaactgataaaagaaaaccggaactaaacattatttgtctttgaaacgtcatgacgtctttcctgtttacggacgttgatttcccgcgctttgtttaaatacgctgctataagaaatagttctaaaaagaaagccgttcgactgattatatttttattattatatctttatatcggtatacaagaaaaagattctgtcactggttacaggttcagatgggaatatccggctctcgggtaactgtttaggcggtaactcggtaggaacctcgttaccgcctaagcagttaccctcgaggccggaaattcccatctgcacctacaaccagtgaaagaatcttatattcttgcataccagacggggatttccggtatttttatcgGTGCtagaaaaatccatcttacaccccggggtgtaagatgactctcgtgctttaaatgacgtattacgaactacacaTATGTAGAAGacttatgtagttatttatattttatttcggaaaacggaatgaaaatccaataccttgacagttcctctttgttcctgatagtatatttctcgattcaaaacacgttattttatcaaaaattcataacgttacgttagaactgataagacaaaaccggaactaaacattgttatttgtctttgaaacgtcatgacgtctttcctgtttacggacgttgatttcccgcgctttgtttaaatacgctgctataagaaatagttctaaaaagaaagccgttcgactgattttatttttattattatatcttgatatcggtatgcaagaaaaagattctgtcactggttataggtgcagttgggaatatccggctctcgggtaactgtttaggcggtaactcggtaggaacctcgttaccgcctaaacagttatcctcgaggccggaaattcccatctgcacctataaccagtgaaagaatcttatattcttcaactccaataggctttaaaagcgaacagcatggagcctgaccagattgcgcggatgcgcaggctggtctggatccatgctggtcgcaaagccactatgttggttttgtcatggcacggctcatatattgatgTCAGTAACTGAGCTATTTTACAAGGGATATTGTGTTTTTTTCAATCGCGAGCGGAATAGCCATGATTTGAAGTGAGAATTTTGGTGTTTacgatcaaaatatattttgcactgTGAATTCACTGTAATACGAGATAAAAAAAGCTATCTAGAATTAATCAGACTTTAATTATAaatcaaaagctgaaaaataagagatacattaaaaaaaattcgtATTTGCATTAGATAAAACTAATTCATGTGTAAAGCTTGGACATTGTTAATACAACATTATCCGTTCTTATGATTTCAGAAATTGGTAATGATCGAAAAAGGTATCCAAAGGCTATCtttcacaaaatatttcatatttatatatttacttcaaGTGTAGGAaattatggcatgtcaaacgttgctaaattatatatgtatgttattattactgtatgtttgttattgttattcagtgtcgtgtcattcatattctaaaatttgctattgttattgtatatgtcgttattcttatggtatgttcgatattcttatggtaaaagtcattattgttagtttatgtttcgttattgttattgtatctttgatattgttattcaatgtcatgtcattcatattctaagtcttaccattgttattgtatatgtcgttattcttattgtatgttcgatattcttattgtaaaagtcattattgttacttaatatttcgttattcttattgtatctttgatattgttattcaatgtcgtgtcattcatattctaagtgttaccagtgttattctatatgtcgttattcttattgtatgttcgatattctttttgtaaaagacgttattgttgttgtatattcattatattttttgtaagcttgatattcttattgtatgtgcgatttcccgcgatataaatagcaaagcgacgctatacaaatacaatcacataacatagaataagaatgacacgttttgttaATAGAATCGttagatattgaacaacaatgatgacttttaccataaatATATCGAACATACAacaagaataacgacatatacaataacaatggtaatacttagaaattttctttttattttatgctcaattacgttgagatgtgcattttgcaacaatttttaatctcagcgcgggaaacagacgcgcataaacagacatgacgtcagacgtgttgtaaCGTTAGAAAgtcgcacacaacataaagttccattttattttattttttttgctgcataacgttatgaaattctcattaagtaa
This Mercenaria mercenaria strain notata chromosome 17, MADL_Memer_1, whole genome shotgun sequence DNA region includes the following protein-coding sequences:
- the LOC123536329 gene encoding uncharacterized protein LOC123536329; this translates as MDPHGSIERHKGRFVKKVLKKKSDFLKTSNKLKHSCDYGHVPERRIVDMKYFGEIFDKGCKSCKRHFLFKDIIAENIYGLCSLVKFKCSKCRQETTISTSRASGETDKTLTKSPYSVNLKAAIGMIHAGIGETHMNGFLVTLGIPPIHHKTLKKHEQKVGKVMVENARDSCARACEEEKAASQACMLPATVTERGDGDNIRDTFLHEPNTDRVAADDKEIYAADDTDTDQITFDETMAMLEEYDYDIRHVI